A region of Streptomyces sp. NBC_01267 DNA encodes the following proteins:
- a CDS encoding family 2 encapsulin nanocompartment cargo protein terpene cyclase, translating to MPDPGSSPLQPSLPVTGALAGVRTRAAGSVPDKGPSGDLIAPRLEEGASVRQPSAALQRILCGPSGLGTAGLHLARRAEPPAPAEPAELAEPAEGTPIPGLYHHPVAPPDPVRVEEVSHRIKAWAVDEVQAFPPEWEDQFDGFSVGRYMVACHPDAPTVDHLMVATRLMVAENAVDDCYCEDHGGSPVGLGSRLLLAHTALDPLHTTQEYEPQWAESLQSDAPRRAYRSAMEYFNRQATPSQTDRYRHDMARLHLGYLAEAAWAEADHVPEVWEYLAMRQFNNFRPCPTITDTVGGYELPADLHAQPAMQRVIALAGNATTIVNDLYSYTKELNSPGRHLNLPVVIAERESVSDRDAYLKAVEVHNDLMHGFESEAAALAADCPVPSVLRFLRGVATWVDGNHYWHQTNTYRYSLPDFW from the coding sequence ATGCCCGATCCCGGGTCTTCCCCTCTGCAGCCGAGTCTGCCTGTCACCGGGGCCCTCGCCGGGGTACGCACCCGGGCAGCCGGCTCCGTACCCGACAAGGGACCGAGTGGCGACCTGATCGCTCCACGTCTGGAGGAGGGCGCCTCGGTGCGGCAGCCGAGCGCCGCCCTGCAACGGATCCTGTGCGGCCCCAGCGGTCTGGGCACGGCGGGCCTGCACCTGGCCCGGCGCGCGGAACCGCCCGCTCCTGCCGAGCCCGCGGAACTCGCGGAACCGGCGGAGGGCACGCCGATCCCGGGCCTCTACCACCATCCGGTGGCGCCGCCCGACCCGGTGCGCGTGGAGGAGGTCAGCCACCGGATCAAGGCGTGGGCGGTGGACGAGGTCCAGGCGTTCCCCCCTGAGTGGGAGGACCAGTTCGACGGATTCTCCGTCGGCCGCTACATGGTCGCCTGCCACCCGGACGCCCCCACCGTGGACCATCTGATGGTCGCCACCCGCCTGATGGTCGCCGAGAACGCGGTCGACGACTGCTACTGCGAGGACCACGGCGGCTCGCCCGTCGGACTCGGCAGCCGACTGCTGCTGGCTCACACGGCGCTCGATCCCCTGCACACGACGCAGGAGTACGAGCCGCAGTGGGCGGAGTCGCTCCAGTCGGACGCGCCCCGGCGCGCCTACCGCTCCGCCATGGAGTACTTCAACCGGCAGGCCACCCCCTCGCAGACCGACCGGTACCGGCACGACATGGCCCGTCTGCACCTGGGGTACCTGGCCGAGGCCGCGTGGGCCGAGGCGGATCACGTCCCCGAGGTGTGGGAGTACCTGGCGATGCGCCAGTTCAACAACTTCCGCCCCTGCCCCACCATCACGGACACCGTCGGCGGCTACGAACTCCCCGCCGACCTGCACGCCCAGCCGGCCATGCAGCGGGTCATCGCGCTCGCCGGCAACGCCACCACGATCGTCAACGACCTGTACTCGTACACCAAGGAGCTCAACAGCCCCGGCAGACACCTGAACCTGCCCGTGGTGATCGCCGAACGCGAGAGCGTCTCCGACCGGGACGCCTATCTGAAGGCGGTCGAGGTCCACAACGACCTCATGCACGGCTTCGAGAGCGAAGCCGCCGCGCTGGCAGCCGACTGCCCCGTCCCGAGCGTGCTGCGTTTCCTCCGGGGAGTGGCCACCTGGGTCGACGGCAACCACTACTGGCACCAGACCAACACCTATCGATACAGCCTGCCCGATTTCTGGTAA
- a CDS encoding family 2B encapsulin nanocompartment shell protein has protein sequence MTVETGPEVQPEPSAQSSLSTAAARNLATTTKSAPQMQEITSRWLLRMLPWVETKGGTYRVNRRLTYTVGDGKIEFVQDGSGVRVIPRELGELALLRDFDDVEVLTAIADRCVQRDFRAGEVLAERGNAAEQIHLVAHGRIKQTSVGKYGDEVAVALLADGDRFGENALLDADARWDYTATAETAGTLLTLSRADFDAVQAAAPGLRAHLQQFGSLADRPQTRHGEAEIAMSAGHTGEAALPGSFVDYELRPREYELSVAQTVLRVHSRVADLYNGPMNQTEEQLRLTIEALRERQEHELVNNREFGLLHNAAFKQRIQTHSGPPTPDDLDELLSRRRGTKLFLAHPRTIAAIGRGFNAYGLYPDHVDLGGQQVPAWRGVPILPCNKIPISKENTSSILAMRTGEDNQGVIGLRQTGLPEEYEPGLSVRFMGMNEQAIISYLVTTYYSAAVLLPDALGVLENVQIAHRR, from the coding sequence ATGACCGTTGAGACCGGCCCGGAAGTGCAGCCGGAGCCGTCCGCGCAGTCCAGTCTGAGCACGGCGGCTGCCCGCAACCTGGCGACCACGACCAAGTCCGCCCCGCAGATGCAGGAGATCACCTCCCGGTGGCTGCTGCGGATGCTCCCCTGGGTGGAGACCAAGGGCGGCACCTACCGGGTGAACCGCCGGCTGACCTACACCGTCGGCGACGGGAAGATCGAGTTCGTCCAGGACGGCAGCGGTGTCCGGGTGATCCCCCGCGAGCTGGGCGAACTGGCCCTGCTGCGCGACTTCGACGACGTCGAGGTGCTGACCGCGATCGCCGACCGGTGCGTGCAGCGGGACTTCCGCGCCGGAGAGGTGCTCGCCGAGCGGGGCAACGCCGCCGAGCAGATCCATCTGGTCGCCCACGGGCGGATCAAGCAGACCTCCGTCGGCAAGTACGGGGACGAGGTCGCCGTCGCCCTGCTCGCGGACGGCGACCGGTTCGGTGAGAACGCCCTGCTGGACGCGGACGCGAGGTGGGACTACACCGCCACGGCCGAGACCGCGGGCACGCTGCTCACCCTGTCCCGCGCCGACTTCGACGCCGTACAGGCCGCGGCGCCGGGACTCCGGGCCCACCTCCAGCAGTTCGGCTCGCTCGCCGACCGGCCGCAGACGCGGCACGGTGAGGCCGAGATCGCGATGTCGGCCGGTCACACCGGCGAAGCGGCGCTGCCGGGCTCCTTCGTCGACTACGAACTCCGGCCGCGCGAGTACGAACTCTCCGTCGCCCAAACGGTTCTGCGCGTCCACAGCAGGGTCGCCGACCTCTACAACGGGCCGATGAACCAGACGGAGGAGCAGCTCAGGCTCACCATCGAGGCGCTGCGCGAGCGCCAGGAGCACGAGCTCGTCAACAACCGCGAGTTCGGTCTGCTCCACAACGCCGCCTTCAAGCAGCGGATCCAGACCCACTCCGGCCCGCCCACCCCGGACGACCTCGACGAACTGCTCAGCCGCCGCCGCGGCACCAAGCTCTTCCTCGCCCATCCCCGGACGATCGCGGCGATCGGCCGTGGGTTCAACGCCTACGGCCTCTACCCGGACCACGTCGACCTCGGCGGCCAGCAGGTCCCGGCCTGGCGCGGGGTGCCGATCCTGCCCTGCAACAAGATTCCCATCAGCAAGGAGAACACCAGCTCGATCCTTGCGATGCGTACCGGTGAGGACAACCAGGGCGTCATCGGCCTGCGTCAGACGGGCCTGCCGGAGGAGTACGAGCCGGGCCTGTCGGTGCGCTTCATGGGCATGAACGAGCAGGCGATCATCTCGTACCTGGTCACCACGTACTACTCGGCCGCCGTCCTGCTGCCCGACGCGCTCGGCGTCCTGGAGAACGTCCAGATCGCCCACCGCCGCTAG
- a CDS encoding sugar phosphate isomerase/epimerase family protein, giving the protein MTVKQLSLPELVTACTDLGVPGVGLWREPVQQYGVAAAAGLVRDAGLTVTTLCRGGFLTAIDPAERAAALADNRAAVDEAVTLGTDTLVLVSGGLPAGSKDLHGARERIADALAELAPYAGERGVRLAIEPLHPMFAADRCVVSTLTQALDLAERFPAEQVGVAVDTYHIWWDDQAPAQVARAGAGGRIHTFQLADWTTPLPAGVLNGRGQIGDGSVDMREWRERVDAVGYAGRPIEVEIFNEELWARDGVEVLRETAERFVRYAV; this is encoded by the coding sequence ATGACGGTGAAGCAGCTCTCGCTGCCCGAACTCGTCACCGCCTGCACCGACCTGGGTGTGCCCGGTGTCGGGCTGTGGCGCGAGCCCGTGCAGCAGTACGGGGTCGCGGCGGCGGCCGGACTGGTACGGGACGCGGGCCTCACCGTCACCACGCTGTGCCGCGGCGGCTTCCTCACCGCGATCGACCCCGCCGAGCGGGCGGCGGCGCTGGCCGACAACCGCGCGGCGGTCGACGAGGCGGTGACGCTGGGCACGGACACGCTGGTGCTGGTCTCGGGCGGCCTCCCGGCCGGATCGAAGGACCTGCACGGGGCGCGGGAGCGGATCGCCGACGCGCTGGCGGAGCTGGCGCCGTACGCGGGGGAGCGGGGCGTACGTCTCGCGATCGAGCCGCTGCACCCGATGTTCGCCGCCGACCGCTGCGTGGTCTCGACCCTGACGCAGGCGCTGGACCTGGCGGAACGCTTCCCGGCCGAGCAGGTGGGCGTCGCCGTGGACACGTACCACATCTGGTGGGACGACCAGGCGCCCGCGCAGGTCGCCAGGGCGGGCGCGGGCGGCCGGATCCACACCTTCCAACTGGCCGACTGGACCACACCGCTGCCCGCCGGCGTGCTGAACGGGCGCGGCCAGATCGGCGACGGCTCGGTCGACATGCGCGAGTGGCGGGAGCGGGTGGACGCGGTGGGGTACGCGGGCCGCCCGATCGAAGTCGAGATCTTCAACGAGGAGTTGTGGGCGCGGGACGGCGTGGAGGTACTGCGCGAGACGGCTGAGCGGTTCGTGCGGTACGCGGTGTAG
- a CDS encoding dihydrodipicolinate synthase family protein — MTILLPRAGGGTYRYTPRTAPAAFTTGGAPLASRTVFSAAHVVADPYADVSPDGPAAVDWDATLAFRRHLWSHGLGVAEAMDTAQRGMGLDWAGAAELIRRSAAEARSVGGAIACGVGTDQLPPGDVTREQVVAAYEEQLALVEESGAQAILMASRALAATAKGPEDYLEVYGHLLRQSAEPVVLHWLGPMFDPALDGYWGSTDLDAATETFLEVIAAHPDKVDGIKVSLLDARREVDLRRRLPDGVRCYTGDDFNYPELIAGDERGFSHALLGIFDPLGPLAAEAVRLLDTGDARGFRELLDPTVELSRHLFQKPTRFYKTGVVLLAWLAGHQSHFTMVGGLQSARSLPHFARAYELADGLGLFPDPALAEARMTSLLTVYGVPQ, encoded by the coding sequence GTGACGATCCTGCTTCCGCGCGCGGGCGGCGGTACGTACCGCTACACCCCCCGCACCGCACCGGCCGCGTTCACCACGGGCGGCGCGCCGCTCGCCTCCCGTACGGTCTTCTCCGCCGCGCACGTCGTCGCCGACCCGTACGCCGACGTCTCGCCGGACGGCCCGGCCGCCGTCGACTGGGACGCCACCCTGGCCTTCCGCCGTCACCTCTGGTCGCACGGGCTCGGCGTGGCCGAGGCCATGGACACCGCGCAGCGCGGCATGGGCCTGGACTGGGCGGGAGCGGCCGAGCTGATCCGCCGGTCGGCCGCCGAGGCCAGGTCGGTCGGCGGCGCCATCGCCTGCGGGGTCGGCACCGACCAGCTCCCGCCCGGCGACGTCACGCGGGAACAGGTCGTCGCGGCGTACGAGGAACAGCTCGCCCTGGTGGAGGAGTCCGGCGCCCAGGCCATCCTGATGGCCTCGCGCGCACTCGCGGCCACCGCGAAGGGCCCCGAGGACTACCTGGAGGTCTACGGCCACCTGCTGCGCCAGAGCGCGGAGCCGGTCGTGCTGCACTGGCTCGGCCCGATGTTCGACCCGGCGCTCGACGGGTACTGGGGCTCGACGGACCTGGACGCGGCCACCGAGACCTTCCTGGAGGTCATCGCCGCCCACCCGGACAAGGTCGACGGCATCAAGGTCTCCCTGCTCGACGCCCGGCGCGAGGTGGACCTCCGCCGCCGCCTGCCCGACGGGGTCCGCTGCTACACCGGCGACGACTTCAACTACCCCGAGCTGATCGCGGGCGACGAGCGCGGCTTCAGCCACGCCCTGCTCGGCATCTTCGACCCGCTCGGGCCGCTGGCCGCCGAGGCCGTACGCCTGCTGGACACCGGCGACGCGCGCGGTTTCCGTGAACTGCTCGACCCGACGGTCGAGTTGTCCCGGCACCTCTTCCAGAAGCCGACCCGTTTCTACAAGACCGGTGTCGTCCTCCTGGCCTGGCTGGCGGGCCACCAGTCCCACTTCACCATGGTGGGCGGCCTCCAGTCGGCCCGCTCGCTGCCGCACTTCGCGCGGGCCTACGAACTCGCCGACGGCCTCGGCCTCTTCCCGGACCCGGCGCTCGCGGAGGCCCGGATGACGTCCCTGCTCACCGTGTACGGAGTCCCGCAGTGA
- a CDS encoding Gfo/Idh/MocA family protein, with protein sequence MTRKTVRIAMNGVTGRMGYRQHLVRSLLAIREEGGLDLGDGTVLWPEIVLVGRREHVLRAMAEKHGLEHWSTDLDAVLAAEGDEKIDIYFDAQVTSAREEALKKAIAAGKHIYTEKPTATGLDGALELARLAEAAGIKHGVVQDKLFLPGLLKLKRLIDGGFFGKILSVRGEFGYWVFEGDWQEAQRPSWNYRAEDGGGIVVDMFPHWEYVLHELFGRVTSVQALTATHIPQRWDEKSEPYEATADDSAYGIFQLEGGAIAQINSSWSVRVNRDELVEFQVDGTEGSAVAGLRNCRVQHRSSTPKPVWNPDLPVTHSFRDQWQEVPDNGDFDNGFKVQWELFLRHIALDEPYHWDLLAGARGVQLAELGLKSSAEGRRLDVPEISL encoded by the coding sequence GTGACACGTAAGACAGTGCGGATCGCCATGAACGGCGTGACCGGCCGGATGGGTTACCGCCAGCACCTGGTTCGTTCCCTCCTCGCGATCCGTGAGGAGGGCGGGCTCGACCTCGGTGACGGCACCGTGCTCTGGCCCGAGATCGTCCTGGTCGGCCGCCGTGAGCACGTGCTCAGGGCGATGGCCGAGAAGCACGGACTGGAGCACTGGTCCACCGACCTCGACGCCGTGCTCGCCGCCGAGGGTGACGAGAAGATCGACATCTACTTCGACGCGCAGGTCACCTCGGCCCGCGAAGAAGCGCTCAAGAAGGCCATCGCGGCCGGGAAGCACATCTACACCGAGAAGCCGACCGCCACCGGCCTCGACGGAGCCCTGGAGCTGGCCCGGCTGGCCGAGGCCGCCGGGATCAAGCACGGCGTCGTCCAGGACAAGCTGTTCCTGCCGGGGCTGCTGAAGCTCAAGCGGCTCATCGACGGCGGCTTCTTCGGGAAGATCCTCTCCGTCCGCGGCGAGTTCGGCTACTGGGTCTTCGAGGGCGACTGGCAGGAGGCCCAGCGCCCCTCGTGGAACTACCGCGCGGAGGACGGCGGCGGCATCGTCGTCGACATGTTCCCGCACTGGGAGTACGTCCTGCACGAGCTGTTCGGCCGGGTCACCTCCGTACAGGCGCTCACCGCCACCCACATCCCGCAGCGCTGGGACGAGAAGTCCGAGCCCTACGAGGCGACCGCCGACGACTCGGCGTACGGCATCTTCCAGCTGGAGGGCGGCGCGATCGCCCAGATCAACTCCTCCTGGTCGGTCCGGGTCAACCGCGACGAACTCGTCGAGTTCCAGGTCGACGGCACCGAGGGTTCCGCCGTCGCCGGGCTGCGCAACTGCCGTGTCCAGCACCGCAGTTCCACCCCCAAGCCGGTCTGGAACCCGGACCTGCCCGTCACCCACTCGTTCCGCGACCAGTGGCAGGAGGTCCCCGACAACGGTGACTTCGACAACGGCTTCAAGGTCCAGTGGGAGCTCTTCCTGCGCCACATCGCGCTCGACGAGCCGTACCACTGGGACCTGCTGGCCGGCGCGCGCGGCGTGCAGCTCGCCGAGCTGGGACTGAAGTCGTCCGCCGAGGGCCGCCGGCTCGACGTACCGGAGATCTCCCTGTGA
- a CDS encoding LacI family DNA-binding transcriptional regulator, which translates to MTATLADVAARARVSPATVSRVLNGNYPVAVATRERVLRAVDELDYVLNGPASSLAAATSDLVGILVNDIADPFFGIMAGAAQSEIGGQEGTGRAGGEKLAVVCNTGGSPERELTYLTLLQRQRAAAVVLTGGAIEDPGHTAAVAAKLAKLSGAGTRVVLCGRPPIPGSESVVTTLAFDNRGGGQQLTEHLLSLGHRRIGYVAGPAERTTTRDRLDGHRVAMARAGLGDGQDGLTVHGPYDRRSGYDATRELLRREPGLTAVVAANDTVALGACAAVRDQGLRIPEDISVAGFDDLPFSVDAMPALTTVRLPLHAAGARAGRLAMGREAAPEGGISVLPGELMARASTAAPGR; encoded by the coding sequence ATGACAGCGACCCTCGCGGACGTGGCGGCCCGCGCCCGGGTGTCCCCGGCGACGGTCTCCCGCGTGCTCAACGGCAACTACCCGGTGGCCGTGGCCACTCGGGAACGGGTGCTGCGGGCCGTGGACGAACTGGACTACGTGCTGAACGGGCCCGCGAGTTCCCTCGCCGCCGCCACCTCCGACCTGGTCGGCATCCTCGTCAACGACATCGCCGACCCGTTCTTCGGGATCATGGCGGGCGCGGCCCAGTCCGAGATCGGCGGCCAGGAGGGCACCGGGCGGGCGGGCGGCGAGAAGCTGGCGGTGGTCTGCAACACGGGTGGCTCGCCGGAGCGCGAACTCACCTATCTCACCCTGCTCCAGCGCCAGCGCGCGGCGGCCGTGGTGCTGACCGGCGGTGCGATCGAGGACCCCGGGCACACCGCGGCGGTCGCCGCCAAGCTGGCGAAGCTGTCCGGGGCGGGGACCCGGGTGGTGCTCTGCGGGCGGCCCCCCATTCCCGGCAGCGAGTCCGTGGTGACGACGCTGGCCTTCGACAACCGGGGCGGCGGACAGCAGCTCACCGAGCATCTGCTGTCGCTGGGGCACCGGCGGATCGGCTACGTGGCGGGGCCGGCGGAACGCACCACGACCCGCGACCGGCTGGACGGCCACCGGGTGGCGATGGCGCGGGCGGGGCTCGGCGACGGGCAGGACGGGCTCACGGTCCACGGCCCGTACGACCGCCGTTCCGGCTACGACGCGACGCGGGAACTCCTGCGCAGGGAGCCGGGGCTGACGGCGGTCGTGGCGGCGAACGACACGGTGGCGCTGGGCGCGTGCGCGGCCGTGCGGGACCAGGGGCTGCGGATTCCCGAGGACATCTCGGTGGCCGGCTTCGACGACCTGCCGTTCTCGGTGGACGCGATGCCCGCGCTGACGACGGTGCGGCTGCCGCTGCACGCGGCGGGGGCGCGGGCGGGTCGGCTGGCGATGGGCCGGGAGGCGGCTCCGGAGGGCGGCATCTCGGTGTTGCCGGGCGAGCTGATGGCTCGGGCGTCCACGGCGGCGCCGGGCCGGTGA
- a CDS encoding EamA family transporter, with product MRPLHIALAVVVTAVWGINFTVIEVGLGHFPPLLFSALRFLVAALPAVFFVGRPKVAWKYIVSVGLVLGVAKFGLLFIGMDHGMDAGLSSLVLQVQAVFTALFAAVALGERPGRTRIAGMAVALAGIAVAAVDEGASGPVTAFVLVVAAAACWGVSNVLTRRAAPPDALNFMVWVSTVPVLPLFGLSLLSEGWSADAHALTSLDPSGVGIVLYVAWVTTVFGFGAWGFLLSRHPASSVAPFTLLVPVFGMSSAALVLHEGMTPLRWCAAVLLAGGVAVTSLSRPGSAAPGTPAPPPADRAAPPLAGTSASRTPSTAIRRAS from the coding sequence ATGCGTCCCCTCCACATCGCCCTCGCCGTGGTCGTCACCGCGGTCTGGGGGATCAACTTCACCGTCATCGAGGTCGGCCTCGGCCACTTCCCGCCGCTGCTCTTCTCCGCCCTGCGGTTCCTGGTGGCCGCGCTGCCCGCGGTGTTCTTCGTGGGCCGCCCGAAGGTGGCCTGGAAGTACATCGTCTCCGTCGGACTGGTGCTGGGGGTGGCCAAGTTCGGGCTGCTCTTCATCGGCATGGACCACGGGATGGACGCCGGGCTCTCCTCGCTGGTGCTCCAGGTCCAGGCGGTCTTCACCGCGCTGTTCGCCGCCGTGGCGCTGGGGGAGCGGCCGGGCCGGACACGGATCGCCGGGATGGCCGTGGCGCTCGCGGGCATCGCCGTCGCGGCCGTCGACGAGGGCGCGAGCGGCCCGGTGACCGCCTTCGTGCTGGTCGTCGCGGCGGCGGCCTGCTGGGGAGTGTCGAACGTCCTCACCCGCAGGGCCGCCCCGCCCGACGCGCTGAACTTCATGGTGTGGGTGTCCACCGTGCCGGTCCTGCCGCTGTTCGGACTCTCCCTGCTCTCCGAGGGCTGGAGCGCCGACGCGCACGCCCTGACCTCCCTCGACCCGAGCGGCGTGGGCATCGTCCTCTACGTCGCGTGGGTCACCACGGTCTTCGGCTTCGGCGCCTGGGGATTCCTGCTCAGCCGGCATCCCGCGTCGTCGGTGGCCCCCTTCACCCTGCTCGTCCCGGTCTTCGGGATGTCCTCGGCCGCGCTGGTGCTGCACGAGGGGATGACCCCGCTGCGCTGGTGCGCCGCGGTGCTGCTGGCCGGCGGGGTCGCCGTCACTTCACTGTCGCGCCCCGGCTCAGCTGCTCCAGGTACTCCCGCCCCGCCACCAGCAGACCGGGCAGCTCCGCCGCTTGCGGGTACCAGCGCTTCTCGTACTCCCAGCACAGCCATCCGTCGGGCGAGTTGA
- a CDS encoding LysR family transcriptional regulator: MLDLARLRALHAVSVHGSVVAAASALGYTPSAVSQQITKLERETRTTLLERRGRGIALTEEALHLAATAQELLAIVERAETTLEERKGRPTGRLTIAAFASAARGLLPGVLAELAVAHPSLDTRLTEVDPHLSLDLVAKGVTDLVVAHDWDIAPLPAPEGVEQAVIGDDVCDLLVPGGHPLAGRTAVRREELAGERWVCQPPGRVCHDWLVRTLRAAGQEPDIVHQAEENPTLLALVAAGLGVAVIPRLGRGPVPDGAVAVPLDPMPVRRLYALWRTGAARRPAITETVRMLQEHWARGGRA; this comes from the coding sequence GTGCTCGATCTCGCCCGGCTGCGCGCCCTGCACGCGGTCTCCGTACACGGTTCGGTGGTCGCCGCCGCGAGCGCGCTCGGGTACACCCCGTCCGCCGTGTCGCAGCAGATCACCAAGTTGGAACGGGAGACCAGGACCACCCTGCTGGAGCGCCGCGGCCGGGGCATCGCACTGACCGAGGAGGCGCTGCATCTCGCCGCCACCGCCCAGGAGTTGCTGGCGATCGTCGAGCGCGCGGAGACGACGCTGGAGGAGCGGAAGGGCCGGCCGACGGGACGGCTGACGATCGCCGCGTTCGCGTCCGCCGCGCGCGGGCTGCTCCCCGGGGTGCTGGCCGAACTGGCCGTCGCCCACCCGTCGTTGGACACCAGGCTCACCGAGGTCGACCCGCACCTCTCGCTCGATCTGGTGGCGAAGGGCGTGACGGATCTGGTGGTGGCGCACGACTGGGACATCGCCCCGCTGCCCGCCCCCGAAGGGGTCGAACAGGCGGTGATCGGCGACGACGTGTGCGATCTGCTCGTTCCCGGCGGGCATCCGCTGGCCGGGCGCACCGCGGTACGGCGCGAGGAGCTGGCCGGGGAGCGGTGGGTCTGCCAGCCGCCCGGCCGGGTCTGCCACGACTGGCTGGTGCGCACCCTGCGCGCGGCCGGTCAGGAGCCGGACATCGTGCACCAGGCGGAGGAGAACCCCACCCTGCTCGCCCTGGTCGCCGCCGGGCTCGGGGTCGCGGTGATCCCCCGGCTGGGGCGGGGGCCGGTGCCGGACGGGGCGGTGGCGGTGCCGCTCGATCCGATGCCGGTGCGCAGGCTGTACGCGCTGTGGCGGACGGGCGCCGCCCGGCGCCCCGCGATCACCGAGACCGTACGCATGCTCCAGGAGCACTGGGCCCGCGGGGGCCGGGCCTGA
- a CDS encoding DinB family protein, with amino-acid sequence MNANDPIAHDEAGVPAVTGERADLLEALAKQRHFLRFTTRDLTDEQAGLRTTAGELCLGGLIKHVAAVERTWAGFIVDGPSVMRDFTAMTEADWVQRADEFRLLPGETLAGVLADYAEVAHRTDELIATLPDLGAAQPLPKAPWFEPGARWSARRVLLHLIAETAQHAGHADILRESLDGAKSMG; translated from the coding sequence ATGAACGCCAATGACCCGATCGCCCACGACGAGGCCGGAGTTCCGGCCGTCACCGGCGAGCGTGCCGACCTGCTGGAGGCGCTGGCCAAGCAACGGCACTTCCTGCGGTTCACCACCCGTGACCTCACCGACGAGCAGGCCGGGCTGCGGACCACCGCGGGTGAACTGTGCCTCGGCGGTCTCATCAAGCACGTCGCCGCGGTCGAGCGGACCTGGGCGGGCTTCATCGTGGACGGCCCGTCGGTGATGAGGGACTTCACCGCCATGACCGAGGCCGACTGGGTCCAGCGGGCCGACGAGTTCCGGCTGCTGCCCGGTGAGACGCTGGCAGGCGTGCTGGCCGACTACGCCGAGGTGGCCCACCGGACCGACGAACTGATCGCCACCCTGCCCGACCTGGGCGCCGCCCAGCCGCTGCCGAAAGCCCCTTGGTTCGAGCCCGGCGCGCGGTGGTCGGCCCGCCGGGTGCTGCTGCACCTCATCGCCGAGACCGCTCAGCACGCCGGTCACGCCGACATCCTCCGCGAGTCCCTGGACGGCGCCAAGTCCATGGGCTGA